A region of bacterium DNA encodes the following proteins:
- a CDS encoding archease, translated as MNARWEHFEHQADIGVRGYGATLAEAFEQAGLAVIAIMVPLERVVPGTRVRVACEAQDDEMLFADWLNSIVREMSIRRMVFSRFCVSIETHRLSGELWGEFLDIDRHEPSVEVKAATYYELKVWQDPQGGWVAQCVVDV; from the coding sequence ATGAATGCACGATGGGAACATTTTGAGCATCAGGCGGATATCGGGGTTCGCGGATATGGGGCCACGCTGGCTGAGGCATTTGAGCAGGCCGGGTTGGCGGTCATTGCAATCATGGTGCCGTTGGAGCGGGTGGTGCCGGGCACCCGGGTGCGGGTGGCGTGTGAGGCGCAGGATGATGAAATGCTGTTTGCGGACTGGCTGAACAGCATTGTGAGGGAAATGTCGATACGGCGGATGGTGTTTTCCCGGTTTTGCGTCAGCATTGAGACGCATCGGCTGAGCGGTGAGTTGTGGGGTGAATTTCTGGATATTGATCGACACGAGCCCTCCGTCGAGGTGAAGGCGGCGACCTACTATGAGTTAAAGGTCTGGCAGGATCCGCAGGGCGGGTGGGTGGCGCAGTGTGTCGTCGATGTGTGA
- a CDS encoding RtcB family protein, whose translation MNKTSLIKRSEWAWEIPRTGGMRVPGVLYASEPLIEELDNKVYEQLSNVAALPGIVNAAYAMPDAHWGYGFPIGGVAAFDPQEGGVISAGGVGFDISCGVRTMLTPFSYRDLHAVRAKLADALFYHVPAGVGSTSRLRLNAREMTAMLAGGGKWAVEEGYGLPGDVERIENQGQCVDADPDEVSKEARRRQVEEMGTLGAGNHYLEVQVVREIFDEPVARAFGLVPEGVVVSIHCGSRGLGHQVATEFSRRMVMEAAEYGITVRDRELASVPAYSPPGKSYYGAMCAAANCALANRQILSHFVREVFRSVLGEAPLELLYDVSHNLCSLEDHEVAGRKKRLFVHRKGATRALGPGSPALPACYRDVGQPVLVGGTMGTASYILVGSVEGDQLAFSSACHGAGRSQSRSQALKQYRGEDVVETLRGRNITIKTRSYRGVAEEAPAAYKDVSEVVRASAGAGLARMVARLEPMICVKG comes from the coding sequence ATGAATAAGACAAGCCTTATCAAGCGATCCGAATGGGCGTGGGAGATCCCCCGGACCGGCGGGATGCGGGTGCCGGGCGTGTTGTATGCGTCTGAGCCCCTGATTGAAGAATTGGATAATAAGGTTTATGAGCAGCTTTCGAACGTGGCGGCGCTGCCGGGAATCGTAAATGCGGCCTATGCGATGCCTGATGCCCACTGGGGATATGGGTTTCCCATAGGCGGAGTGGCCGCGTTTGATCCACAGGAGGGTGGGGTCATTTCTGCAGGGGGAGTCGGTTTTGATATTTCATGCGGGGTTCGCACCATGCTGACGCCCTTCAGCTACCGAGATCTTCATGCTGTCCGGGCCAAGTTGGCGGATGCCCTTTTCTACCATGTCCCCGCAGGGGTGGGGAGTACCAGCCGCTTGCGTTTAAACGCGCGCGAAATGACCGCCATGCTCGCCGGGGGAGGCAAGTGGGCGGTGGAAGAAGGGTATGGATTGCCGGGCGATGTGGAGCGCATTGAAAATCAGGGGCAATGTGTTGATGCCGATCCCGATGAGGTTTCCAAAGAGGCCCGGCGCCGGCAGGTGGAGGAAATGGGAACGCTGGGGGCGGGTAATCATTATCTCGAAGTTCAGGTGGTCAGGGAGATTTTCGATGAGCCGGTGGCCCGTGCGTTTGGCCTGGTGCCGGAGGGGGTCGTGGTCAGTATCCACTGCGGATCACGCGGGTTGGGCCATCAGGTGGCCACTGAATTTTCGCGACGCATGGTGATGGAGGCGGCCGAGTACGGGATCACGGTGCGTGACCGTGAGCTGGCGTCGGTGCCGGCCTATTCTCCGCCCGGCAAGAGTTATTACGGGGCGATGTGTGCGGCCGCCAACTGTGCCCTGGCGAACCGTCAGATCCTGTCCCATTTTGTCCGGGAGGTATTCCGTTCCGTACTGGGGGAGGCGCCGTTGGAACTGTTGTATGATGTGTCTCACAATCTTTGCTCACTGGAAGATCACGAGGTGGCGGGAAGAAAGAAGCGTCTGTTTGTGCATCGCAAAGGAGCCACCCGTGCGCTGGGACCGGGCAGTCCGGCCCTGCCGGCGTGCTATCGCGACGTCGGACAGCCGGTTCTGGTCGGGGGCACCATGGGGACCGCCTCCTACATCCTTGTGGGGTCGGTAGAAGGGGATCAGCTGGCCTTCAGTTCCGCCTGCCATGGGGCGGGGCGCAGTCAGAGCCGGAGTCAGGCCTTGAAGCAATATCGCGGCGAAGATGTGGTTGAGACCTTGAGGGGGCGGAATATCACCATCAAAACCCGGTCCTATCGTGGCGTTGCCGAAGAGGCCCCCGCAGCGTATAAGGATGTGAGTGAAGTGGTGCGGGCCTCGGCAGGCGCCGGATTGGCGCGAATGGTCGCCCGCCTGGAGCCGATGATTTGTGTGAAGGGATGA
- the hflX gene encoding GTPase HflX codes for MSIKGQLSQIASERALLVQVVVGRAGRIVAKDSLEELERLADTAGAVVLGSLSQNRPAPTPRYFVGEGKIEEIKQACQQVNANLVIFDNELSPVQVNNLDQAIGVKVIDRTEVILQIFARRARSAEAQIQVELAQLQYLVGRLPVSEKQARFSGGIGMKGPGESPLRLRNEPMRRRIKDLKDKLETIQERRERTRSRRPWAAVSLVGYTNAGKSTLLNALSGTDAYVDDRLFATLDTKSRLVHLAEGLDALLTDTVGFIRHLPHGLIASFRSTLEEVAQADVLIHVADAGHPYVSEHCEVVFETLTEMGADKVPALLVFNKCDTPEASERISELLGMYPGSLPVSALSGAGLEALKQRLAEMTSSRGQHG; via the coding sequence ATGAGCATTAAAGGTCAACTCAGTCAGATTGCCAGTGAACGGGCCTTGTTAGTTCAGGTGGTGGTCGGGCGTGCGGGGCGGATCGTGGCCAAGGACTCCCTGGAGGAACTGGAGCGGCTGGCGGATACCGCCGGGGCTGTGGTGCTGGGGTCCCTCTCGCAAAATCGGCCGGCCCCGACCCCGAGGTACTTTGTGGGTGAAGGGAAAATCGAGGAGATCAAGCAGGCGTGTCAGCAGGTGAATGCCAATCTGGTGATTTTCGACAATGAGCTTTCGCCGGTTCAGGTGAATAACCTGGATCAGGCGATCGGCGTAAAGGTGATCGACCGGACCGAGGTGATCCTGCAGATCTTTGCCCGGCGGGCCCGGTCGGCCGAAGCCCAGATTCAGGTGGAGTTGGCGCAGCTTCAATATCTGGTTGGACGATTGCCGGTTTCTGAAAAGCAGGCGCGGTTCAGCGGGGGGATCGGGATGAAGGGCCCGGGAGAGAGTCCCCTGCGCCTGAGGAATGAGCCGATGCGCCGCCGGATCAAGGACTTGAAAGACAAGCTGGAAACCATTCAGGAGCGGCGCGAACGGACCCGTTCGAGACGGCCTTGGGCCGCCGTCAGTCTGGTGGGCTATACCAATGCCGGGAAGTCTACCCTGCTGAATGCCTTGTCCGGCACCGATGCCTATGTGGATGACCGGCTGTTTGCCACGCTTGATACCAAGAGCCGGCTGGTTCATCTGGCCGAGGGCTTGGATGCCTTGTTGACGGATACAGTCGGCTTTATCCGGCACCTCCCGCATGGGCTGATTGCGTCATTCCGTTCAACGCTGGAAGAGGTGGCGCAGGCGGATGTCCTGATTCATGTGGCGGATGCCGGACATCCCTATGTGAGTGAGCATTGTGAAGTGGTTTTCGAAACCCTGACTGAAATGGGCGCGGACAAGGTCCCTGCGCTGCTGGTATTCAATAAATGCGATACGCCGGAGGCCAGTGAACGGATTTCGGAATTGCTTGGAATGTATCCGGGGTCACTGCCGGTGTCCGCCTTGAGCGGGGCGGGCTTGGAGGCGTTGAAGCAGCGTCTGGCGGAAATGACTTCCAGCAGGGGGCAACATGGATAA
- a CDS encoding metallophosphoesterase, whose protein sequence is MDKGVGLRLWLVLVLILAGGCAPARESEQTATGAGAHFYFVQLSDTHWGAKDGIAMTRSAVDLISQLPVKVQFVAVTGDLFADSIRNEQVVRDGVAVLKGLTVPVYCVPGNHDILQDDFARTQALFDETFGVKEQRVMIKGVACLFLSSEIPPGEKRSAWQSERATIEKLIGASTGPALIFLHRPPLRDVLGNEEKGAGSWSDVADSRWLQLFEKYPGVKGVFAGHFHRDEMIWIGTVPVYVAPALARFWDRQPSFRLFEYQDGRINYWTLYPERPARK, encoded by the coding sequence ATGGATAAGGGCGTCGGGCTGAGGCTGTGGCTGGTGCTGGTATTGATTCTGGCGGGAGGATGCGCGCCTGCAAGGGAGAGCGAACAAACGGCCACGGGGGCGGGGGCTCACTTTTATTTCGTCCAGCTCTCTGACACCCATTGGGGCGCTAAAGACGGCATCGCGATGACCCGGAGTGCGGTCGACCTGATCAGTCAGCTGCCGGTAAAAGTTCAATTTGTGGCGGTGACGGGCGATCTGTTTGCGGATTCCATCCGGAATGAGCAGGTGGTTCGGGACGGGGTGGCGGTGCTGAAGGGGTTGACGGTGCCGGTGTATTGCGTGCCGGGCAATCATGACATTCTCCAGGACGATTTTGCCCGGACCCAGGCCCTTTTTGATGAAACGTTCGGGGTCAAGGAGCAGAGGGTGATGATCAAGGGCGTGGCTTGTCTTTTTCTCTCGTCCGAGATTCCGCCTGGTGAGAAGCGGAGTGCCTGGCAGAGTGAACGAGCCACTATTGAAAAACTGATAGGGGCCTCGACGGGGCCTGCCCTGATATTTTTGCATCGGCCCCCCTTGCGCGATGTGCTGGGAAATGAGGAAAAGGGAGCCGGGTCCTGGAGTGACGTTGCCGATTCCCGGTGGCTGCAATTATTTGAGAAATACCCCGGCGTGAAAGGGGTATTTGCCGGCCATTTTCATCGGGACGAGATGATCTGGATCGGAACCGTTCCGGTTTATGTCGCGCCCGCGTTGGCTCGATTCTGGGATCGGCAACCCTCTTTCCGGTTATTCGAATATCAGGATGGGCGCATCAATTATTGGACGCTGTATCCTGAACGTCCGGCTAGAAAATAA
- a CDS encoding M42 family metallopeptidase, which yields MQKDSFDFLKQVIGVASPSGFEWHIQSIFKKRMADYCDEVRADVHGNLIGVINPGAPVRVMLAGHCDEIGLMVVHIEDRGFLSFAAVGGIDPAVISGQRVKIHSAKGAVFGVIGRKPIHMLEAEERGKAIKLHEMWIDIGAKNRKDAARVVDIGDYVTIDVGLEKMMNNLVAGRGFDDRAGAFVVAETLRRLKGRKLKVAVYGVTSVQEEIGLRGARTSAFGIDPHVGIAVDVGFASDYPGGEVKRTGECKLGKGPTLHRGPNINPVLARVMEASAKKNKIPFQITAEPSATGTDANAMQVNRSGVAAALVSIPNRYMHTSVEVISLDDLDNCSKLLAEFIAGMDPQQKFIPGM from the coding sequence ATGCAAAAAGATTCTTTTGATTTTCTGAAACAGGTGATCGGGGTGGCCAGTCCTTCCGGGTTCGAATGGCACATTCAATCTATTTTCAAAAAGCGGATGGCGGACTATTGCGATGAAGTCCGTGCCGACGTGCATGGCAATCTGATCGGTGTCATCAATCCTGGGGCGCCGGTCCGGGTGATGCTGGCGGGGCATTGCGATGAAATCGGGCTGATGGTGGTGCATATTGAGGATCGCGGGTTTCTTTCCTTCGCGGCGGTGGGTGGCATCGATCCAGCGGTGATCAGCGGACAGCGCGTCAAGATCCACTCGGCGAAGGGAGCGGTGTTTGGCGTGATCGGACGCAAGCCGATTCATATGCTGGAAGCGGAAGAGCGGGGCAAGGCGATCAAGTTGCACGAGATGTGGATTGATATCGGCGCGAAGAACCGCAAGGACGCGGCCCGGGTCGTCGACATTGGCGACTATGTGACGATTGATGTCGGTCTCGAAAAAATGATGAACAATCTGGTGGCCGGGCGTGGATTTGATGACCGGGCGGGCGCGTTCGTGGTGGCCGAGACCTTGCGGCGGTTAAAAGGGCGCAAACTCAAGGTGGCGGTCTACGGCGTGACCAGTGTCCAGGAGGAGATCGGGTTGCGGGGAGCCCGCACGAGCGCTTTCGGGATTGATCCGCATGTGGGGATTGCCGTGGATGTCGGGTTTGCCTCGGATTATCCCGGGGGAGAAGTCAAACGCACCGGCGAGTGCAAACTGGGCAAGGGCCCGACGCTGCATCGCGGTCCCAACATCAATCCGGTGTTGGCCCGGGTGATGGAGGCGTCTGCCAAAAAGAACAAGATTCCCTTTCAAATTACCGCGGAGCCCTCGGCGACGGGGACGGATGCGAATGCCATGCAGGTGAACCGGTCCGGGGTGGCTGCGGCCCTGGTGAGCATTCCTAACCGCTATATGCATACCTCGGTGGAGGTCATCTCGCTGGATGATCTGGATAACTGCTCGAAACTGCTGGCCGAATTCATCGCCGGGATGGACCCCCAGCAGAAGTTCATTCCTGGAATGTAG
- a CDS encoding glycosyltransferase family 2 protein, with product MKLSIVIPVYNEAATILDILKLVASIEVGLEKELIVVDDCSKDGTRDVLKQVAIDHPEWRVLYHDINRGKGAALRTGFAAATGDFVIIQDADLEYDPREYPLLLRPLLENRADVVFGSRFLGGGPHRVCYFWHYQGNRFLTTLSNMLTNLNLTDMEVCYKVFRREVLKTISLKEDRFGFEVEITAKVSHGNWRIYEVPISYYGRSYEEGKKITWKDGFRALWCIIKYRFVD from the coding sequence ATGAAATTATCCATTGTCATTCCTGTCTATAATGAAGCCGCGACCATTCTGGACATCCTGAAACTGGTGGCCAGTATTGAGGTTGGACTGGAGAAGGAACTCATCGTGGTGGACGACTGCTCCAAGGACGGGACCCGCGATGTGCTCAAGCAGGTGGCAATCGATCATCCCGAATGGCGGGTGCTCTATCATGACATCAACCGGGGCAAGGGCGCGGCCTTACGCACGGGCTTTGCTGCCGCCACCGGTGATTTCGTCATCATTCAGGACGCCGACCTCGAATACGATCCCCGTGAATATCCCCTCCTGTTGCGACCCCTTCTCGAAAACCGCGCAGACGTCGTGTTTGGATCTCGCTTCCTGGGCGGCGGCCCCCACCGGGTCTGCTACTTCTGGCACTATCAGGGCAATAGATTCCTGACCACCCTGTCCAACATGCTGACCAATCTGAACCTCACCGATATGGAGGTCTGCTACAAGGTCTTCCGGCGGGAGGTCCTGAAAACCATCTCCCTCAAGGAAGACCGGTTCGGGTTTGAAGTTGAAATCACCGCCAAGGTGAGCCACGGCAACTGGCGCATCTACGAAGTGCCGATCTCCTACTACGGCCGATCGTACGAGGAAGGCAAGAAAATCACCTGGAAAGATGGTTTTCGCGCCCTCTGGTGCATCATCAAATACCGCTTTGTGGACTGA
- a CDS encoding aspartate-semialdehyde dehydrogenase has translation MKKYNVCVVGIGAVGTEMIRLLKKRNFPIQSLIILARSERTEIIDGESYPVKVAAPEAFDGMDFAFFAGTEGAKGASQTLGWEAAKRGCIVVDNGDDFRMDPRVPLVIPEINPEALDNHQGFIANPNCSTIIALMPLVAIHKAARIKRLVASTYQAVSGTGSAAVKELDAQAKAWAAGQPLPREVYPHQIAFNLIPCVGSFKDDSGESTEEIKMRKETHKILDASIRVATTCVRVPVFNAHSIAINIDLEKPLSVEAARALLAKTPGVRVVDDPKANAYPMPLQASGQYDVLVGRIRKDYSSENGLALWCAGDNIWKGAAQNAIQIAEVMIARGLIRK, from the coding sequence ATGAAAAAATATAATGTTTGCGTTGTCGGTATCGGAGCAGTAGGAACCGAAATGATCCGCCTGCTCAAAAAACGTAATTTTCCTATTCAATCTTTAATCATCCTGGCACGCAGCGAACGCACGGAAATCATCGATGGCGAAAGCTATCCCGTGAAGGTAGCCGCCCCGGAAGCCTTTGACGGCATGGATTTCGCCTTCTTTGCGGGAACGGAAGGGGCCAAGGGCGCCTCCCAGACCCTGGGCTGGGAAGCGGCCAAGCGTGGCTGTATCGTCGTGGATAACGGAGATGACTTCCGCATGGATCCGCGCGTCCCGCTGGTGATTCCGGAAATCAATCCGGAGGCGCTGGATAACCACCAGGGCTTTATCGCCAACCCGAACTGCAGCACCATCATTGCCCTGATGCCACTGGTGGCCATCCATAAGGCGGCCCGCATCAAGCGCCTGGTTGCCAGCACCTATCAAGCGGTCTCAGGAACCGGGAGTGCGGCGGTCAAGGAACTCGACGCCCAGGCGAAGGCCTGGGCCGCCGGGCAACCCCTGCCCCGCGAAGTGTATCCCCATCAGATTGCCTTCAATCTGATCCCCTGCGTCGGCTCCTTTAAGGATGACTCCGGGGAATCCACCGAAGAAATCAAAATGCGCAAGGAGACCCATAAAATCCTCGATGCGTCCATCCGGGTGGCGACCACCTGCGTGCGCGTCCCGGTCTTTAACGCCCACAGTATTGCCATTAATATCGATCTGGAAAAACCGCTTTCCGTGGAAGCGGCCCGGGCGCTATTGGCCAAGACCCCCGGAGTTCGCGTGGTGGATGATCCCAAAGCCAACGCCTATCCGATGCCCCTCCAAGCCTCGGGCCAGTATGACGTCCTGGTCGGGCGTATCCGCAAGGATTACAGCTCGGAAAACGGATTGGCGCTGTGGTGCGCCGGGGACAACATCTGGAAAGGTGCCGCACAGAATGCGATCCAGATCGCTGAAGTCATGATCGCCCGCGGCCTGATCAGGAAATAA
- a CDS encoding YhjD/YihY/BrkB family envelope integrity protein produces MKLFKSIDFAGFVLREAFFSFIKNKGLEKAAVLAYNTFFALFPLVLLLLFVAGRSMVSSQVTMDAIERVVSQLMPMFSDVIIREVEGLSIQKTWGGISLLLLLWAVIPLAGAFRGAFDQIYKRDRPLPFLKEKLLDGAAVFLMLVMLFLLVVGEIAYAVVGSFIAGKMPLVLRLTDILLPVLITVVLLSIIYYVFAPVRLRIGAVVTGGLVTAVLLGFMGPAFTAVMKFNPDYGYAFGSLKAVFLLLIWIYYSFVAILLGIEVAACIHWREAILVRELFVSPEKRHKYAERLRKYRQGYEENHVLFNEGDPGDAMFYIISGSVQLTKGAQVLKVMHEGEYFGEMAMLLKANRSASAVVGEAGTQLVTISAANMEAMLRQNPAVILALLQEMAQRLKNTDALLPSS; encoded by the coding sequence ATGAAACTATTTAAATCCATTGATTTTGCCGGGTTCGTTTTGCGGGAGGCGTTCTTCTCCTTTATCAAGAACAAGGGGTTGGAGAAGGCGGCTGTGTTGGCTTATAACACCTTTTTCGCACTGTTCCCCCTGGTTCTGCTTCTGCTGTTTGTGGCCGGACGTTCCATGGTCTCCTCCCAGGTGACCATGGACGCGATTGAGCGCGTTGTCTCCCAGTTGATGCCGATGTTCAGTGACGTCATTATCCGCGAAGTGGAGGGGCTGTCGATCCAGAAGACCTGGGGCGGCATTAGTTTGTTGTTGTTGCTCTGGGCGGTCATTCCCCTGGCGGGTGCCTTTCGCGGGGCGTTTGACCAGATTTATAAGCGGGATCGGCCGCTTCCTTTCCTCAAGGAAAAACTGTTGGATGGCGCGGCAGTTTTCCTGATGTTGGTTATGCTGTTCCTGCTGGTGGTGGGAGAGATCGCTTATGCCGTCGTCGGCAGTTTCATTGCCGGGAAGATGCCATTGGTCCTGAGATTGACGGATATCCTGCTGCCGGTGCTGATAACCGTGGTCCTGCTCTCCATTATTTATTATGTATTTGCCCCGGTGCGGCTGCGTATTGGCGCGGTGGTGACGGGCGGACTGGTGACTGCGGTCCTGTTAGGGTTTATGGGCCCGGCCTTCACCGCAGTCATGAAGTTCAATCCGGATTACGGCTATGCCTTTGGCTCGTTGAAGGCTGTGTTCCTGCTGTTAATCTGGATCTACTACTCCTTTGTGGCCATCCTGCTCGGGATTGAGGTAGCGGCCTGCATTCACTGGCGTGAGGCCATCCTGGTGCGAGAGTTGTTCGTATCCCCTGAAAAACGTCATAAGTATGCCGAACGGTTACGGAAATACCGGCAGGGCTATGAGGAAAATCACGTTCTTTTCAATGAGGGGGACCCCGGGGATGCCATGTTTTACATTATCTCTGGCTCAGTGCAATTGACGAAGGGGGCTCAGGTGTTGAAGGTGATGCACGAGGGGGAATATTTCGGGGAGATGGCCATGTTGCTGAAGGCGAACCGCTCCGCCAGTGCGGTGGTCGGTGAGGCGGGAACACAGCTCGTGACCATATCCGCCGCCAATATGGAGGCGATGCTCCGTCAGAATCCCGCTGTGATTCTCGCTTTGTTGCAGGAAATGGCGCAGCGGCTGAAAAACACGGACGCCTTGCTGCCGTCTTCATGA
- the queD gene encoding 6-carboxytetrahydropterin synthase QueD, with protein MFELSVKTHFSAAHRLIGYDGACANLHGHNWDVEIFVQGKAVNELGMLVDFRDIKAAIKEVMKEVDHCDLNQVPAFLRDNPTSEHLARYLFAKLGQHLNNASHRVSKVTICETPGTTASYWDEV; from the coding sequence ATGTTTGAATTGAGTGTTAAAACGCATTTTTCAGCCGCTCACCGGCTTATCGGTTATGATGGGGCCTGCGCCAACCTGCATGGCCACAACTGGGATGTGGAGATATTTGTCCAGGGTAAAGCCGTTAATGAGTTGGGGATGTTAGTGGACTTCCGGGATATCAAGGCCGCCATCAAGGAGGTCATGAAAGAGGTCGATCATTGCGATCTCAATCAAGTGCCGGCTTTTCTGCGGGATAACCCCACGTCCGAGCATTTGGCCCGCTACCTGTTCGCGAAGCTTGGTCAGCATCTGAACAACGCATCACATCGTGTGTCCAAGGTGACCATATGCGAAACCCCCGGGACCACCGCGAGCTATTGGGATGAAGTCTAA
- a CDS encoding radical SAM protein, translating into MKSNSVFVTETFTSIQGESTWSGLPCFFVRLSGCNLRCRYCDSIHSYPQGKKTSMGALARQFAASSAAIAEITGGEPLAQPGFRALALALHGAGKGRPVLVETNGSMDVSAIPEGVIAVMDIKSPDSGEAASMDMGNLNRLRAYDEVKLVISSRRDFVWARRLVEKHDLARRCHAVLFSPVQERVSASMLAAWVLEAGLPVRLQVQLHKVLGVP; encoded by the coding sequence ATGAAGTCTAATTCCGTATTCGTGACCGAGACCTTTACCTCCATTCAGGGCGAATCGACCTGGTCGGGACTGCCCTGTTTTTTTGTCCGGCTGAGCGGGTGTAATTTGCGGTGCCGGTATTGCGACTCAATCCACAGCTATCCGCAGGGCAAAAAGACCTCCATGGGGGCGCTGGCCCGGCAGTTCGCGGCGAGTTCGGCCGCCATTGCGGAGATTACGGGCGGGGAACCTTTGGCGCAGCCCGGCTTCCGGGCGCTGGCGCTGGCCCTGCACGGGGCGGGGAAGGGGCGGCCGGTGCTGGTGGAAACCAATGGGAGCATGGATGTTTCGGCCATCCCTGAAGGGGTGATCGCGGTGATGGATATCAAGTCGCCCGATAGTGGCGAAGCGGCGTCCATGGATATGGGGAACCTGAACCGGTTGCGCGCCTATGATGAAGTGAAGCTGGTCATTTCCAGCCGTCGCGATTTCGTCTGGGCCCGCCGTCTGGTTGAGAAGCATGACCTTGCCCGCCGTTGCCATGCCGTCCTGTTCAGTCCGGTGCAAGAGCGGGTTTCTGCCAGTATGCTGGCCGCCTGGGTGCTCGAGGCGGGGCTTCCCGTCCGGCTGCAGGTCCAATTACACAAGGTGTTAGGGGTGCCCTGA
- the rdgC gene encoding recombination-associated protein RdgC, producing the protein MSFESGSMTFRMFYLQQLLPKDYVARFARRAAPPITTLGDTPIQGWVTGRHLLDTNINADTAFWASYLRLSLMRAERKIPESLLRAECRMEELARMMAEGRAELDRKTRSEIRKEIEARLLPTMPPQLKGMALVHLPESHDVFAEATSDKQVDALEAGFREALGFGLIPATPQNAAAKRLHIDVRDLAASSFSPDCEDDAADNNAGQDFLTWMWFYSETRGGTIKLPSGGDFAIMIEGPLTFVLEGQGAHETVLRRGTPEISVEAKIALLSGKKLRKARLLIARGQDTWQVTLDADQFIFRGLKLPEGEKLEPISRFQERMTSLSTFTTAFLEIYDCFLKERTNEKTWAKTREAIHHWVSERTARK; encoded by the coding sequence ATGTCTTTTGAAAGCGGAAGTATGACCTTCCGGATGTTTTACCTCCAACAGCTGTTACCCAAGGACTATGTCGCGCGTTTCGCCCGGCGTGCAGCCCCGCCCATCACCACCCTCGGCGATACCCCCATCCAGGGCTGGGTCACCGGCCGCCACCTTCTGGACACGAACATCAATGCGGACACTGCGTTCTGGGCTAGTTACCTCCGGCTGTCCCTGATGCGCGCTGAACGCAAAATCCCGGAATCCCTGTTACGGGCCGAATGCCGGATGGAAGAACTCGCCCGCATGATGGCGGAAGGCCGCGCGGAACTGGATCGGAAGACCCGCAGCGAAATCCGCAAGGAAATCGAGGCCCGTCTCCTGCCCACGATGCCGCCTCAATTGAAAGGCATGGCCCTGGTGCATCTCCCGGAGAGCCATGATGTCTTTGCCGAAGCCACCTCCGACAAACAGGTCGATGCGCTGGAAGCCGGCTTCCGGGAAGCACTGGGGTTTGGACTGATTCCGGCCACCCCGCAAAATGCCGCCGCCAAGCGCCTGCATATTGATGTGCGCGATCTCGCCGCCTCAAGTTTCTCCCCTGACTGCGAGGATGATGCGGCCGACAATAATGCGGGTCAGGATTTCCTGACCTGGATGTGGTTTTACTCCGAGACCCGCGGCGGCACCATCAAACTTCCCTCCGGTGGGGACTTTGCCATCATGATTGAAGGCCCCCTGACCTTTGTGCTTGAGGGTCAGGGCGCCCACGAGACCGTCTTGCGGCGCGGCACCCCCGAAATCAGCGTGGAGGCCAAGATCGCCCTGCTGAGCGGCAAGAAGCTCCGCAAAGCCCGGCTCCTGATTGCCCGCGGACAGGACACCTGGCAGGTCACGCTTGACGCTGATCAATTTATTTTCAGGGGCTTAAAGTTGCCCGAAGGCGAAAAACTGGAGCCGATCAGCCGCTTCCAGGAGCGCATGACCTCCCTCTCCACTTTCACCACCGCATTCCTTGAGATCTATGACTGTTTTCTCAAGGAGAGAACCAATGAGAAAACCTGGGCTAAAACACGGGAAGCCATTCATCACTGGGTCAGTGAACGGACGGCACGCAAATAG
- the queC gene encoding 7-cyano-7-deazaguanine synthase QueC yields the protein MKAVVLLSGGMDSSTLLHYVIQRLGAQEVYALSFIYGQKHLRELEAAAWQAKAAGVKAHDVVDMGFFGALTPGSSTLTDERMAVPRLADLTASELTQPPTYVPNRNMMLLSVAAAYAEARGVSALFYGAQTQDSYGYWDCTPDFLERINAVLELNRRTPVTVEAPFVHMRKADEIRLGLALGVDYAHTWTCYRGGAIPCGECPSCAERAGAFTEVGIADPLLAL from the coding sequence ATGAAAGCCGTAGTCTTATTATCAGGAGGCATGGATTCCTCGACCCTGCTGCATTACGTGATTCAGAGGCTGGGGGCGCAGGAAGTCTACGCGTTGTCCTTCATTTACGGCCAGAAGCACCTGCGGGAATTAGAGGCGGCGGCCTGGCAGGCCAAGGCGGCCGGGGTGAAGGCGCATGATGTGGTGGATATGGGCTTTTTCGGGGCGTTGACGCCCGGCAGCTCCACCTTAACGGATGAGCGGATGGCCGTGCCGCGGCTGGCCGATTTGACGGCTTCGGAGTTGACGCAACCGCCCACCTACGTGCCTAACCGGAATATGATGTTGCTCTCCGTCGCGGCGGCCTACGCGGAGGCGCGGGGAGTGTCTGCGCTCTTCTATGGCGCCCAGACCCAGGACAGCTACGGGTACTGGGATTGCACGCCGGATTTCCTCGAGCGCATCAACGCGGTGCTGGAGCTGAACCGCCGTACCCCCGTGACGGTGGAAGCCCCGTTCGTGCATATGCGTAAGGCCGATGAGATCCGGCTGGGCCTGGCCCTGGGCGTGGACTACGCCCATACCTGGACCTGTTACCGCGGGGGTGCCATACCCTGCGGGGAGTGTCCCTCCTGCGCCGAACGGGCGGGCGCCTTCACGGAAGTGGGCATCGCTGATCCGCTCCTTGCCTTGTGA